One stretch of Mus pahari chromosome 5, PAHARI_EIJ_v1.1, whole genome shotgun sequence DNA includes these proteins:
- the LOC115064031 gene encoding complement factor H-like, whose translation MLKAKYPAGERVHYECHKPFELFGNVEVMCQNGMWTEPPRCKDPTGKCGPPPTIDNGDITSLSLPVYASLSSVEYQCQKYYLLKGNRTITCRNGKWSEPPTCLSACVISEDILERHNIFLXWRQSEKFYSQSGXVIEFXCKPGYTXAXGSPXFRAKCMNGHINYPTCE comes from the exons ATGCTCAAGGCCAAATATCCCGCTGGTGAGAGAGTACATTATGAATGTCATAAACCTTTTGAACTATTTGGGAATGTGGAAGTGATGTGTCAAAATGGGATGTGGACTGAACCACCAAGATGCAAAG ACCCAACAGGGAAATGTGGGCCTCCTCCAACTATTGACAATGGAGACATCACCTCCTTGTCATTACCAGTATATGCATCATTATCATCAGTTGAATATCAGTGTCAGAAATATTATCTACTTAAAGGAAATAGGACAATAACATGTAGAAATGGAAAGTggtctgagccaccaacctgTTTAT CTGCATGTGTAATATCAGAAGACATTCTGGAAAGACATAACATATTTCTCANATGGAGACAAAGTGAAAAATTTTATTCTCAATCAGGGGANGTTATTGAATTTNTGTGTAAACCTGGATATACACNAGCAAGNGGATCACCANCATTTCGTGCAAAGTGTATGAATGGTCACATCAATTATCCCACTTGTGAATAA